TGCTCACGCATTAATTTCAACTCATCAGCCGTGCAGAAACATTTATAGGCGAGGCCGCGCGACAGTAATTCCTGCGCGACGTCCGTATGGCGTTGCTGGCGCGTGGATTGATAAACCGGCGCTGCATCCGGTTTGAGGTCCAACCAGTCCAAGCCGTCCAGAATGACATCGACCGCTTTCTGCGTCGAACGTTCCCGGTCCGTATCCTCAATTCGAAGGAGGAATTCACCTTTGTGATGGCGGGCAAAAAGATAATTGAAAAGGGCAGCGCGAGCATTGCCAATATGCAGCAATCCCGTCGGAGAAGGGGCAAATCGAGTGCGAACGGTCATATCACGCCTCATAGCACGTCTCCGGAAACGAGACTATTGACTTAATAAAGAGTGCGCACGTGTTTCGGTGGACAGGCGACGGGCCTGAGCCCCCGGCTTTGCGTGAAATGGCGATTCATGTTGGCGCGGGTGTGGCGGCTTCAGCAATCCACGCCTCGGTGAAGCCTGCTAAGCGTTTTGGCAGCGCCTGGACGGGCTGGATAAATGACGCCTCTCATGTTCCCTCCCACGGGATCAGGTGCCATATTCAGGAATGGCGGTCGGGATGCTTCAGCCCATCACAAAAGCCACCCGCGATGAGGAAGATAATCGGGGAGCGACGTTATCTCATCGAGTCCGATCCCATCTCTCAACAGTCGACACGTCTTGAAGGGCTTTGCTGCCCGTATTCTGGAAGAGGTCGAACGTATTCTGGCCGAATCCTGGCGGCGTCTCCTCGCCTGGATGCCGCTTTTATGGTGTGTCGGCATCGCCATTTATTTTCGGCCGCGCCATGAGCCGGGTTTCGTTTTTTCCATGGCCTTTATGGCCGCCGGCCTTTTGATCACCCTCCTGAAATGGCACGCTTGTATTTTTCGATGTGCGGGAATTGCCACAATCCTCATTGCCGGGGGTTTCCTCGCGGCGCGATGGGACGCGCATTCCCGACCGCCTATGCCGTATCTTCCACGCCACGCTGTTGAAATTTCGGGTCGCATCTGCGGCATAAGCCTTCTGGCCCCGCGAGAAGAGGGGCAGGAAGCGACGCGGCGCGTCCGCCTCTGTCATGTTCTTTTGCATGACTGGTTGAATGCGGGCATGGCGCCTATGCGACGGGACCTGCTGATTCGCCTCAAGCCGCAGGACGTGACGCCGCTCGCATCAGGGCAGATGGTGCGCGTGCGCGCCATGCTCCGCCCGCCGCCCTGGCCTGTTTATCCCGGTGCCCGCGATTTGCAGCGTGAGGCCTGGTTCTCGGGGGAGGCAGGTCGTGGATACGCGCTCGATTTCGTGCAGCCAATGGCGCCGAAGCGCGCGTTCCTCAATCGAGAGGGCATGGCGTCACTGAGGGAGAAAGTCGCGCGCCGCATCGCGCAGCATCTATCGGGGCAGGTGGGGGCAATTGCCCAGACCATCCTCTGCGGTGAGACGGGTGGGCTCAGCCGGCATACGCGCGATATTTACGCGGCCTCGGGCCTTGCCCATCTGTTGGCGGTGGCGGGTTTGCATCTGGGCCTCGTCATGGGCTTCACGCTGTTTTTGTTCCGTCATGCCTTGGCCCTCTGGCCCCGCGCGGCGCTTAACTGGCCGTGTCGTGAAATCGCCTTCGGCGCGGCGTGGCTGATGGGAGTTTGTTACGTTGCATTGACCGGCGCGCATCTCCCCGCTTTGCGCAGTCTCGGCATGGCGACACTCGTCGTTCTGGCGCTCATGACGGGGCGGCAGGCGCTTTCCCTGCGCTCCTGGGCGCTCGTGGCTATGGCGCTGTTGATCGCGCGCCCCTCTATCGCGCTGGATGTGTCGTTTCAAATGTCTTTCGCAGCCGTGTTGGCCCTGATCACCGGCTATGAAAAATTGCGGCCTTTGATGCGGCGGCTGCATCATCGACGGGATGTTCTGGCGAAGATGCGGATCCATCTTATCATGCTCACTGCGACCAGTTTCTTCGCGGGATTGGCGACCCTGCCCATTGTGGCGGCGCATTTCAATGTTGTGCAGCCCTGGTTCATCCTCGCCAATATCGTGGCGGTGCCGATTGCGGCGATCTTCATCATGCCCATGGGGGTCATGGCGCTGCTCGCCATGCCGTTTCATCTGGAAGGCGGGTTCCTGCAGGTGATGCGTTATGGCATCACAAGCATTAATGCGTTGGCGGAATGGGTCACGCATTTTCCCATGGCGCAGATTTCCATACCGCACGCGCCGGATTGGGCGATGCTGGTCTATGGCGTCAGTCTCTGCTTCCTGTGTCTTGTCCGCAGCGCGTGGCGTTTGGCGGCGCTGCTCGGCATCGCGGTGGTGGTGGCGTCCCCCTGGCTGGTGACGCGTCCTGACATTCTTATATCATCCGACGCTGCGCTGATCGGGGTGCGGCGCGGACACGCCCTTTATATGACGAAGCCGGGCTTTATGCAGAAAGGAACGGCGCAGAAGTGGCTGGATGATTTCTCCCTCAAAGCCCGCTTATTTGACGATCTGCGGCATGACCCGGAGATGAATTGTGATGGTGATCTCTGCCTTCTGAACGTGGCGGGCCGGGAGGCCCTGTTCAATGTCGCGGGGCTGCGTCGGGCTTCAAGCAGGAGGCGTGCCGATTTTTGCTTCAGGAGTGTCGTCAAAATCAATGTTGCGCCCGCGCGGCCCCTTTGTCATGAAGCAGGGCAGATTGACCGCTTTCATGCATGGCGGGAGGGCGCCACCGCCATTTACATGGGCGCCTCACCGCCGCGACTTGTCACGGATATTTCCTGGCGGGGCGCGCGGCTCTGGGTCCCTTTAAATGACGGGCAGGGCGTCCCCAATCTGCCCCTCGCACCGGAGGAATAAGGCGCGCGACACTCTCATCGTCGCGTCTCGGGGTAGAGACGCAGCGCGACCGGTGCCATCGTCAATCCTTGGGCGAGGATGGTGAAAACGACGATACCATAACAGATCGGCGTCAGCGTCTCACGCATCGTGCCACCGGGCAGGGAGAGGGCCAGAGAGAGGGATATCCCCCCGCGCAGACCGCCCCATGTCAGGATGATGAGCGTCCGCAACCGCCCGGCCCCGCTGAGATAAACGGGCAGAGTGGCGAGATAGACGCTGGCCGCGCGCGCGAGAATGGAAAGCGGGATGCCGAGCAGAAGTAGCGTCACGGAGTGACGTTGCGGCAGGATCGAGAAGACCGTCAGGCCGATCAGCATAAAGAGCAGGGCATTGAGGATCTCATCAATCAAATCCCAGAAGGCAAGCAGCATCTGGCGCGTTTCTGCATTAAGCTGCTTCTGCGCGTAACGTCCTGCAAGGCAGAACCCGGCCACGACAACAGCAATGGGACCGGACATTTCCAGCGCCTGAGCAAGGCTGAACGCGCCGGTCGCGATGCTGAGCGAGACGAGCAACTGCAATTGGGGACGGCGCGCGAGCCGCCAGCAAAAAGCGCCGAGTGCCCCGGCCAGGCCGCCAAGCAGAGCGCCACCGACAGCTTCAAGCGCGAAATATTCCACCGTGAGACCGAAGCTGATATGGCTTTCCTGCCCCGAAATGACGGACATGGCGAGCCCGAATATCACAATGGCCACACCGTCATTCAAAAGGCTCTCCCCCGCAAAGACAGCGCGGAGGGAGGCTGGCAGGCCAAGCTGCCGCAACATGCCGATGACGGAAACCGGATCGGTCGGCGCAATAATGGCGCCAAGCAGGAGGCACCATAAAAAAGGCAGATTGACATGCAGGATCTGCCCGCCGAGCCACATCGCCCCTGACAGGAAACCGACAGATAAAATCGTCCCGATGATGGCGAGCGCCCCGACCTGCCACTTCTTGCGGGCGATCTGCTCGACATCAACGTGAAGCGCCCCGGCAAAGAGCAGGAAGGATAATGCGCCATTCAGCAGGTTACCGGGGAGATCGGCGAGGGCGATGATGCGACTGGGCAGGCTATGCAGGTCAAGCTGCGGCATCATCGTGTCAAGGACACGGATGAAAATGGACAGGCATAAAGCGTAAAGCAGAATGCCGATCGTGTCCGGCAGCTTCAGCGTGCGCGCATTGACGATGCCGAGCAATGTCGCAAGGCACAAGAGCGATGCAAAAAGACCGAGAGATGTCATGCGAAAATCAGCTCCTGTCCCTTATCTCGATGCCGTGCATCCCTTCCAACACATCATGGCGGCGCGTGTTGTGCGCCGCAAGGGGTGGACGCGTCCTGCAAGCCGTGACGGGGTGGATCAATCCGGATTGGCGGCGACAGCGCGTTTGTCACTGGGCAGCGGATCGGCATTCCGGGCTTTCAAGGGAAATTGGCAGGGGGTAAAGGCAGGGCAAGAGCCGCAGAGTGGGTGGCGCGCCCTGCACGTATAGCGTCCGTGCAGAATCAGCCAGTGATGGGCCGGGCGCAGCATGTCGGGCGGGATGACACGACGCAGGCCGTCTTCCACCTGACGGGGTGTTTCACCCGGCGCCAGGCCGGTGCGATTGCCGATACGGAAGATATGGGTGTCGACCGCCATGGCATCCTCACCGAAAATCACATTGAGGACGACATTCGCGGTTTTGCGCCCCACCCCGGCAAGCGCTTCAAGCTCTTTCCGGCTGGATGGGACGGCGCCATTGTGAAGGGTGCAGAGTTGATGGGAAAGTTTATTTAAGTTTCGGGCCTTTGAACGCCAAAGTCCGATACTACGTATGTGTGTGGCAATGGCTTCCTCCCCCAGAAGCGCCATCGCAGCCGGGTCCGGCGCGGCGGCAAAGAGGGAGGGCGTCACTTTATTAACGGACTTGTCTGTTGCCTGGGCAGAGAGTACGACGGCGACGAGCAGCTCAAAAGGTGACGCATAAACAAGTTCGCTTTCCGCGTCCGGGCGCGCATGAGCGAGCGCCGTGATGAAGCGGACCGCTTGTTTTTTTGTCATGGTGCGCGACGCGGGGGCAGCGGATAGGGTCATGGTTCAGGCCTGATTTATGTCGATATGACGGACTCGGCACGACGCTTATGCCGCATGGAACCTGCCGATATGGCGGTTTCATCAGCTGTTAGGCAGGTGCGTCAAGGGATGCAATTATTTTATGACAGAGTTTGAAACACCTCATCGGTCGCAGCGGATCGGATATGGCAGAACGCTGAATTTCGTCATCACGAGATGGCTGCGGGAGCCGCGTGCCCTGTCGCGTACTTTGATGGGCGTGGCCGTTGCGACGGCCTGCGATGTTGTCATGCCGGTCGCGGCAGGGTGGCTGATCAGCGCCATCGCGCCCATCGGCCACGCCGTAAGTGCGGACCGTGCCGCGTCCCTCCATGCGGCGATCTGGGCGGTCAGCGCGATGGCAATATTGGGCCTCCTCTCCGTCATCGGGCGTCGCTCCATGTATGTCGGCATTACCAAATTATCCACGCGGGTGATGCGGTCTGTCCTTGTTGAAGGGTTTGATCGCGTCCAGCACTTCTCAACCGACTGGCACGCCAATACTTTCGCGGGTTCAACCGTCCGGCGTCTGACGCGCGGCATGTGGGCGTTGGACACGGTTGATGATGTTCTGCTTCTGGCACTGCTGCCGCAAATTCTCGTCCTGGGCGGCACAGCGGGGGTGTTGACATATCGTGATCCGCTGATGGGTGCCATTCTCATCATATCGATCTTGTTATTCGTCGCGCTTTCCACCGCGCTGACAATTTTTTATGTGTCACCTACGTCACGCATTTCCAATCAATGGGACTCCCGGGTGGGTGCCGCGATTGCGGATGCCATCACCTGCAACGCGACCGTTAAGTCTTTCGGTGCTGAAATGCGGGAGAAACTGCGCCTGCATCACGTCATGGAGATGTGGCAGCAACGTACACGCAAGAGTTGGATTCGCGGCACGGATAGCGGCAATCTGCAGGCGCTGGCCT
This genomic stretch from Candidatus Kirkpatrickella diaphorinae harbors:
- the nth gene encoding endonuclease III translates to MTKKQAVRFITALAHARPDAESELVYASPFELLVAVVLSAQATDKSVNKVTPSLFAAAPDPAAMALLGEEAIATHIRSIGLWRSKARNLNKLSHQLCTLHNGAVPSSRKELEALAGVGRKTANVVLNVIFGEDAMAVDTHIFRIGNRTGLAPGETPRQVEDGLRRVIPPDMLRPAHHWLILHGRYTCRARHPLCGSCPAFTPCQFPLKARNADPLPSDKRAVAANPD
- a CDS encoding ComEC/Rec2 family competence protein yields the protein MKGFAARILEEVERILAESWRRLLAWMPLLWCVGIAIYFRPRHEPGFVFSMAFMAAGLLITLLKWHACIFRCAGIATILIAGGFLAARWDAHSRPPMPYLPRHAVEISGRICGISLLAPREEGQEATRRVRLCHVLLHDWLNAGMAPMRRDLLIRLKPQDVTPLASGQMVRVRAMLRPPPWPVYPGARDLQREAWFSGEAGRGYALDFVQPMAPKRAFLNREGMASLREKVARRIAQHLSGQVGAIAQTILCGETGGLSRHTRDIYAASGLAHLLAVAGLHLGLVMGFTLFLFRHALALWPRAALNWPCREIAFGAAWLMGVCYVALTGAHLPALRSLGMATLVVLALMTGRQALSLRSWALVAMALLIARPSIALDVSFQMSFAAVLALITGYEKLRPLMRRLHHRRDVLAKMRIHLIMLTATSFFAGLATLPIVAAHFNVVQPWFILANIVAVPIAAIFIMPMGVMALLAMPFHLEGGFLQVMRYGITSINALAEWVTHFPMAQISIPHAPDWAMLVYGVSLCFLCLVRSAWRLAALLGIAVVVASPWLVTRPDILISSDAALIGVRRGHALYMTKPGFMQKGTAQKWLDDFSLKARLFDDLRHDPEMNCDGDLCLLNVAGREALFNVAGLRRASSRRRADFCFRSVVKINVAPARPLCHEAGQIDRFHAWREGATAIYMGASPPRLVTDISWRGARLWVPLNDGQGVPNLPLAPEE
- a CDS encoding cation:proton antiporter, yielding MTSLGLFASLLCLATLLGIVNARTLKLPDTIGILLYALCLSIFIRVLDTMMPQLDLHSLPSRIIALADLPGNLLNGALSFLLFAGALHVDVEQIARKKWQVGALAIIGTILSVGFLSGAMWLGGQILHVNLPFLWCLLLGAIIAPTDPVSVIGMLRQLGLPASLRAVFAGESLLNDGVAIVIFGLAMSVISGQESHISFGLTVEYFALEAVGGALLGGLAGALGAFCWRLARRPQLQLLVSLSIATGAFSLAQALEMSGPIAVVVAGFCLAGRYAQKQLNAETRQMLLAFWDLIDEILNALLFMLIGLTVFSILPQRHSVTLLLLGIPLSILARAASVYLATLPVYLSGAGRLRTLIILTWGGLRGGISLSLALSLPGGTMRETLTPICYGIVVFTILAQGLTMAPVALRLYPETRR